The Leadbetterella byssophila DSM 17132 DNA window AACTCTGAACGGCAGATTTTGTCTCACTGAGTACCTCAGAAACCCTTTGGCTATGCTTGTAATCAAATACTTCATAGAAGAAGTTGATGAACATGGGCTTATAGTAAAGAATCAGGAAGATGTAGATAGGTAATAATACCAAAGTACTCACAAAACTCATCAGTGACATCAAAGTATCCCCTACTACACTTTTCCCCTTATCCAAACCTTCCTCCACTATGTCCTTTTGCTCTATTGTAGATAAGCCAAAATTACTCCTCACCCAGTTCTGCAGATCTCCCCAGATCACTTCTACCCTCTGCTCCAATTGAGGAATAAGGTCAGAGAAACTGGAAAACTGCACTGATAAGAATGCAATCAAGGATCCAAATAGAACTATGGCCAAAAGCAGGGCTATACCAATAGACAAAACCCTATGAAACCTCCATTTCACGAGTTTATTTACTACAGGATTCAATAAAATGGAGATCAGTAAGGCAAAGGCCAAAGGAACTAATACATCTTCTAATACCACTAGAATTTGACATACCAGATATAGGCCAAGTAAAACCATGGTGGCCTTAATCAGAAAAGGCATGGAGGCCTGAGTCTCAGGAGATTTTTCCTTCTTACCGGAAAATAAACGGGATAGCATTTTTTTGACCTATTACGTGGATTATTTGTACAAAAGCAAGGGTAATAGTACAACAAGTATTTCGTAATAGCAAAAAAAAGATATCAATATTATGACTACGAAAAATAAGTTTGGAGCAAAGGCAAGTACAACTCCCTATAGTCCTCTACCACAAGATTGGCCAGGCTATAATCTTGCAAATGGGTATGAGGACTCTTAAATGCTGCACAGAAGATTCCCGCCCGATGAGCCGCTAATATACCATTAGTTGCATCTTCTATTACCATACACGCTTCAACAGGTGTTTGCGTCAAACCTGCAGCCTTTAAAAAGATCTCAGGATGAGGCTTAGAGGCCTCTAAATCAGCTCCACTAACTCTTCC harbors:
- a CDS encoding AI-2E family transporter — translated: MLSRLFSGKKEKSPETQASMPFLIKATMVLLGLYLVCQILVVLEDVLVPLAFALLISILLNPVVNKLVKWRFHRVLSIGIALLLAIVLFGSLIAFLSVQFSSFSDLIPQLEQRVEVIWGDLQNWVRSNFGLSTIEQKDIVEEGLDKGKSVVGDTLMSLMSFVSTLVLLPIYIFLILYYKPMFINFFYEVFDYKHSQRVSEVLSETKSAVQSYIQGLMIETCIVGVLNSVALLLLGVPYAVLLGVVGALLNLIPYVGGLVAIALPVLLSLVTEDGLSYTTPLLIVASYSVIQFIDNNIIVPRVVSSKVEVNALISIIVVLLGGSLWGMAGMFLSIPFVAILKIIFDRIDELQPWGMLLGTKMNEEFSLEDLGTKGAELKSALSESSEDPEISLSDIKK